The Oryzias latipes chromosome 16, ASM223467v1 genomic sequence TAAGGTAACTTCCATAAAGAAGGAAGTAACAATAAGCTGGGGTTATGTGAACAGTGTTGGATAAAAGAAATCTTCTCAGATCCCAAAAAGCTTTGGAAAATTATTTCTCCTATCTGTCATGTACAAAATATGTATGCACATGTATATATGTACTGGTATATACATATTTTGTGGCTAACAAAACCGTTAAACATACACATTCTTATGTGAATTACTCATATTCTAGTTTTACTTTTTCGATTTCACAGTTGATACAAATTAATCAGCtaatgattattaaaaaaataaaatacttccaCCTTAAGATgagtattatttttcttttatatatccatttttgtttttcctgccaGAATAATGTTTTAACGTTACAATTATACCATAAACCCAAAAATTCCAGATTTAATTAATTGAATCACcttatttaaaaatcacatgaaaaaatgaaaacatccaCACTAAGGTAACAGAATCATCAGCACTGGTAGGAAGATGAGGGTGACAGAGGGCATCGTGGCAGGAGAGTGGCAAAagatgctgcagcagaagaaaggAAATATTATCACATTACTTTCCCTATTTAATTGTTGCATCCATTTGTCTACCTGTTGAAATACACATTATGACTTTATAGTGTACATCCCTATAAAAGATAATCTTGATGTGCGGTAACATTTATTATATCTGAAGTGGAAAATAATACTAAAACACAGCACAGTGTTGCTAACTTCTCATCTAATGACTACTGTGACAAGTCCTAATATCATTTAAACTTTTCACAAAATTCAATCTTGAATGCTTCATGCCCAAGGGGGTATTTTAAATATgtaacattttgaattttataGAGAACAAGTTTTTATAGCTGTGAGCAGAATAGATGTGTAGCACTCAGTGCCTTAGAACATTGCATACTATATAAAACACTGAATAATTGTGTGTCAAGGGTATGATTAAGGTTTTCCATACAGGGACAAAATATATTCAGCGCCTTGATATGTTCCATGACTTTGAAGTTTAAGTTAAAACTAGAGAAAAATGTGGGGAAATGGTAGGTACCTGTCAACATCTTCATCGAGACGAGTTTGTGAAGTTGAGGGAAATTCAGTTGTGCTGTTTACAAATGATCCATTGGTGATTGGAGGTCTGGTCATGGGGAATAAAGTTGTTAGTGTTGTCCTGCAGAATTTTCAGAATTTTTGAATATGAAAAACtacttttaaataatattatttttttaaatgatactGAAATGAGTTCTTAACATCCAAAGTTGGCATAAAGATAAAACTACAGTTCATTTAACAAAATGTCTCACCTTGAACATGGGCGTCCATCGCTATTGATGGGATAATGGGTAAAGTTCATTGGTCTCACTTTAGGACATGGCAGAGTACTGTCCTTAACTAGTGGATTGAGATCtatgaaaacaagaaaagaaagaacaaaaaagcaaaacattaagAAACAACTTTTACCATGTTTGCATAATTAAAGCATGTTTGAATCATTTGTCTTGAACTAAACCAAATTGGCTGAAACTTGATGCTTGTTTTTAACTTCCATATTCTGTGAATTGCCCCTAAGAGAGCGAATACCCACCAAGCACTTTTCTCTTTAATTTTAGAACTTAATATATGTAACCAGGTCAAGGGAGTTAAGGCAATTTAAAATGGGTAGTGCTGGAAGGGGCCACTAAGTGGcgctgtgggtttttgtttaGACTAAAAGCTGACGGGCTAGGATGTCGTCACGAGCGGCAGGAGGTAAcaatggctacgttcacactgcaggctaaACGACCCAATtgcgatttttttgcccctatgcgacccaattccgatcttttcatgacagtctgaacgacacagatctgatcttttcaaatgcgacccagccCACTTGGGTATGCCGTCCTGAATCCGAAACGTATCtaatcttttcaattgcgaccgccgtctgaccggccaggccacctGAATCGAACTGAATCATCGATAcccaacaaacgtcatcattctgcgttgaaataggcgggaacgagaacgtaaacagcaaccatggcggacgatgcatcagagaccagtcagtgaaagggaagcgaggtcaccgattggattaatatttggaggattctccagaacgggttaataaagagtccatttATTCTctcttctccttctctctcctcctcgCGCTCTTCTCCTGTCTCTTACACAGACGCGCGCGcgccccaacacatacacatccccattccaccacagtgggtacagacgatcctggctccaatgccttcttaaaaatgagaagattgttattgtgctggctcctttgtgaatataaatttattaatgaaaattcGGCAAGGCTACGGAGCTGCGGGACGGCAGGGGAGACAACGTTGTTCATCTTGCTTGTGGGTGAGGCCGGTAGGAGCCGGTCCTTTTTGCCCCCATTTTTCTGTGAGTTTGAgtattttttgtaattgttatgatgaacattgtgtttttgcataTTAATATGAACTTGTAAATGATTCGTGGCctctattgtgttttattttagaataagGCCGCTGCTGTTGTCTTGTTGGGGATTTTCCTTCTAATATTCATtccattttgcatttttatcttCAATTTCTGCACAACCAAATTAAGCAAAAATTAATGCTGTTCCTTTTCTTTGGAATAGTCGGGAAATAAAATACCCAAATTATTATGGAGCTGTGTGTGTCTAATCTATTATTTTATACTCGGCCACATATAAGTGGTGACAAAATAGAAACCTATACTGCAAAAATCCATAAGTATTGAATTAATTTTTTGAGTACATTCAAAGgaagtaatctttttttttgtggttttaatttATAACTTAAGTTGTTATTTAGATTGTTCCCCTATGCATATGACATGTACCAAATTTCCcttactcaaataaaaaaacgaaaGTGATTCTAAGTTAGAGAAGATGACACAAACAATTTtacattgaaacatttttaacccttgtgctatcctaggcactttaccattgggagttgggtcatcttgaccgactagacagtgctctgaaccttttttcttcaatgattgttgaacctcactggtgtccatggattacatgaaatctttccacctttatccacctttgtcatggtggggacaacgtgtcaatgtaagggtggggtcatctaagatagcacaagggttacattagCTTGAGAAAATTCTTAACATGCCTTGAAAGTTGAGGGTAAAGATTGCAGTTCCTCCTTTGATAAAATCTCTGTCTTGGGTTTCGTCCAAAGATGCAAAAGATCTGTAACCGATTAGGGGTCCGCCGTAGACCATTTGATTATTCTCATCTATAAAAACTTGACTTCCAGTCTCACGAGGATTGTTCCACCAAGAGGTTCCTGTTAAtgataaagaattcaaaaataaagacacacacTTATAGTTGACATTTTTTGATGTTCTAGTGGCCTCACCACTTGTGATGAAACTCCACTGCTTTGTCATCTGCTGCTGAATGCTGGGGGTCTGATCCAGCATTTGAAAAGTCATTTGTCGTCCTAAGCAAGGCCACTCCAGTTGATCATCATTATCACCAGACAAGAGTTGCATGAACAGTCCAAAATATGTCTTATAAAATATAACAGCAAACCGGTAAGCATAACCCTCACTGGAGTACTGCCTTGAACTGTAAATGCGGGATCCTGAGGCACTAGTGTTCAGCACTCTCTGAAAGTCATCAATCTGCAGGCTTAAATGTGGACACTCAGTCTCATACAGATTGATGTCATCAACTGAGAAGCCTCCTGTAGAGCGTCCTGCTCCTTTCTGAGCTTCAAACACCACCTGGAAATTCTTAGATGGATTCAAGGAAACATGATGAAGCCTCCAGTGAGATGTTTGAGAACCTAAAggaaataaaagtagtaaaaatgtGGTTTTCCCTTAAAATATGTCTACAGAGAAGTGAActgttaaaaatacaacaaatcaTATAAAAATTTCAGATGTTGCTTTACCAGTGATCTGCCCCATGAGGCGTCGGGTTCCTGTTAGGTCCTGTTCATTTTCAAACTCTCTGATCCAGATGTTGAGAGTATCAGACTCATTTCCACTGTGGTAATAGTAGAATTGCAGACACTGGATGTGACAGTCTCTTTGGGGAGTCATCCTCTGAGTTTCCAGTTGTGCTGTGTCTCCCTCCTGACCTGTTGCTGTGCCAACATGCAAGAAGTAGCCTATTTCTCCACCTGTAACAATACATGTCTGTTACAGTGGATGCTAAATTCATTAATTATACTAAATTCTTTATGGAAAACATTAGGCTttcacaataaatcgcaaatttatcattattgcaatatcaagctgtgcagtATGCCTATCGCAAAAGATGACGAAAATCACAAttaatggttactttaaatgtgctaaaacaatcttatggtagCTTGAACTATTTAGCGAATcaaaaataaatccctttatgcatttgaccaatcagatggagcccttttacgTATGCTAGATGTTTGCCTCTTATGTAGAcaatggtctttttttatttctacactgtatttatcccacgaaaggaaattcttctccgcatttgacccatccccttggggagcggtgagctgcagccgaaccgCGCTTGggaggcggtagcgttaagggtcttgcctaaggacccttactaactgctcgccattgatatggtaattgccccagtaccattgctcattcccctccaggAATCAAagcctggtttcctgcatggtagcttcccaccttaccaaccgagctccCCAGCTGCTCGGTTGGTATATTATCTGGAGTATAatttatgttgactcttatttaaattaaactgcagtgaaatagaatggtgtttttggttgttttgctatttgctcacatatcgcaagttatatcattATCACAATAtagatcactaatattgcatatcgcaagttttcctcatagcCCTAGAAAAACATCTATGCCTCATCAGTGGTTAGTTAGATGTaggtatttttctttatttcctttatATTTTTCACATTATGTGAGAACagtataaaaatgtaaagtgaTAGGTTGTAACTAGCCTCCATCTTCACCTCCAAGTATTGACTGCTATCAATTTAACATGCAACATTTTATCgttgtatttttgtgtgcatacattaaaataaaatttttaagCAATTAactcagtgttttttctttaattataacctctgttgttttttattaggtTAAGTTGTCTCCATTTTCCAGATTGCATCATAAAATTTAAGCCAAGAACACATTATATGTCAAgtcaagtttatttgtatagcacaatttgtacacaaagtaattcaaggtgcttcacaaaacagaaaaatgcattaaaatcacaatacagtAAATGACAATACATGGCCAGAAATCCATTAGATATTACTTTATGTGtgaacatttgacaaaaaacagGGGGTAAAAAGccaatgtatttttaaagtcttgAAATCTTACTGTAGTCTTTGCTTCCACTGGGCAGAGTGCTGTGATCAGAATTTGGACCTCCAGAAACTTGTTTTACCATCTCCCAGTTGATGTTACTCTGTGAACAACACATTCTACACATGGTCCCATTAGAAAAGCCACAGTACCAGTTAAGGGAAATAGTTGAATCTGTTGTGATAGAGAatgaaatggttttaaaatgatttttattttttacaatgcaTACTGGAATATATTTTTCTCGAATATATGTTGTGGAAAATATCTTTTTCTGAAAAGTTGTAGTAACTTTGATCTTGTTTCATGAGTTAACTGGCATGTTACCCTAAAGGATATTTACATCCCTGTGATAAACTACAACATTGAGttatgtataaataaaaacagattactAGGTGAGATTTACTCATTGAAATTCCGTACAGTGACAATCTTAAAGTACTCACTGCAATTGTAGAGACGGTTTAGCTCCAGAACATCATAATAACTCATCTCCAGCCTTTGACCAATTATATTTTGGAATTTGGGGTCTATGGTGATGATGGTAGGGCCGTTTCCATTGGTGAAAGCATCTGTGCTGTAGTGCATCACTGACCAATAGTCATACAGCGTTCCATGGGTGGTACTTACATCACTGCCAACCTTGTCAAAATTGTGCTCATTACCTatatgaaataaatacaaaaattgtTGTAATGAGTGCAGTTAGTTCAGTAAGTTATCTAAAGTTATTGATAAGAAATATTTTCCACTACAAAAATCACGATACAAAATATTTatggaaaaaagttttaatgtcCAGATGGTTTAGAAAGTTAAGAAATTACTAAATGGTTGATGGATTTATAAAATGTACAATTATAATGTAATTTCTTAATGAAAAGTTaataaactttaaatttaactcaaGTCTTTTACATTGTGAAAGTATTTCTCAAACCTTGAAGGATGTTGTCCCGTACAAGTCTCACATAATCATCTCTGTCGTATCTGGACTGTTCATGGTAGAAGCCGAGAGCACGAAGAATCTCATGTTCAACAATCGCTTTAGTATCACAGCCTGAACCAATGGATAAGACCTGCCCACCGGCAATTCTTCTCCCAACATAAGAATAACAACTAAAGtgacaaaggaaacaaaaaaataacactgatcattgttttattgtaataaaacaACCACCACGGGCCATggggcatgctgcaggcgacgGGTCGCAGTGAACACTAAAAACAACACGTAAGAGTAAGTAAGAGctaagtaggtgagacgcagccaCGTCAAATGGATTTAACTATATTCTCATGTGCCTAAATTTGTACATTTTCAGTGGTCAAGTGCTACGATTTTGCAAATGagcaaaaagcattttttctaaTTCACTTTGAAGAGCGGGACGTAACTGGTACCAGGAGAATTAAGACTAAGGCTAAGCGGTACTAGTTTAGGCATCTCTGCCTGAAGGAAAGTGACACTTACCCGTCTAACTTTTGTATAGTGATGTAAAACACCTCAGCTTCTCGTGGTTTGAAGTCGATACAGGACTTTAACCTGAACTGGTCAAGAGCTTTTAGGATGACTCCTTTAGCATTCGAGTCTGGAATTGTtgataaaaagtttatttatagaaaaagaaaaactatctAAATCCTGTTATTATATTTAATAGTTTcactttttatacttttatatacAGCTGTCAATTCCtctgcaaaaatgtcaaaataaaactctgtgGAGGTTTTTCCTCAAAGCTGAACATTACAGTTATGTAGGCTGCATAGACCTCTGCAACTCTCTGTAACTAACTTAAACTGTGTTCCAAACTGataagatttgatttttttattaaaaatatttaccaaGGCTTTGGTCCAGGACATATGGGACTGGAGATGTCCAACGAGTTTCATCATTTCCAATAAGGGTACTTCTTTGAAATGGAAGCtgagatgtaaaaaaaagagaaaacataataatatttaaaatacatattaaTAGTCATAAATGTTAAAACGTTCAGGCAAAAGTAATAAATTACCTCAATGATGTCATCGTGTAGTGAATCTAAAGAAAAAGTGTAATAGTAAGAGTTTGCAACAGTCTAACAAGTAAGCAGAAGAGTTTTGTGtgtaagtaaaataaatagaatCCTTCCTACCattgtttccttttgtttcatCTGTCAGATCAATAATTtctgcaagaaaaaagaaagaatatgtTTTTTACTGACTACAAATTTTTCTGAAGTAtttcaatcaatttttaaaaaattgatggaACTCACCCACTTTAGTTAGCTCAGTCTAGAAATATAATAGTAAGAAAAAAGTTACTGAACATTACTTTTTTGTTACAAGTCATATTATTCTTGTTCCGAATGcacttgtaaaatattttttttctggaattttactCTTTAAATGCATATatgtaataaaatcaaattaaataatattttgcaATACTTACACTTAATGCTGGTGAAATCGCCAAATTCACcaccacaaaaagaaaaacttttaactTCATGCCAAGTTTTTTTAGAAATAGACATCAGACAtcagcccttgtgctatcttagatgaccccacccttacattgacatattctccctaccatgacaaaggtggataaaggtggaaagatttcatgtaatccatggacaccagtaaagatcacaaatcattgaagaaaaaaaggttcagtgcactgtctagtgggtctagatgacccaactcccaatgttgaagtgcctaggatagcacaagggttacggatcTTGCAAATAGAAACCAGTTTAGCCGTATCTACCTACCACACACCATCTGCCTGTTCCTTAAACTGATCAGTTCCAAAAAGAGATGGTGTTTTTATAGGAAGCCAACAGCAAAAAGGTGACTTATCAGGTTTTCACATTCAAAGTTTACAgactaaaaaaagcaaagagaaattatttgctttttataGTTGGGGAAACAGAACAGAGGGAGAACAACCTGTTCCCCCAGGTTCTTTTACTTCCTTGCTGTGGTGACATATTCAAAAAcaacatgtaaaaatgtatttcaatacAGTATTGTATTGGAGAATTCTGTCTATAATATGGGTTCTGGATGTTAATCCATCCCCAAGCAACGACAGACCAAATAATGACTTTTGCCCTTTTTCTTCATTAATGTAGAGTTGGCTTTACAGTGGAAACCACATCATGCCTGTTTTGCATATGTAAATTTGTGTGTGGTTTGCTCTCATGGCCGCACATTTAAGCTCAAAAAACCAACTGGTCTTGGAACTTTGCTGTTTGCTCTGTATACTTGTGCTTACAACTTGTAATTTTATCTACTCAAAAAACGGCTGCACCCTTTAGTGGAAAACTTCAGAACAGCCACCCATACACTTGCACAGCAAGTTTTATGCAGGGGTTAGTTTTGGCTTGGTTGTGGGTCAGCAGGTAGTCTGATGAGGCGTCTTACTGGTCACATGCAAGTACGGCCCTCTACTATAACTTCTGCTGTACGGATCTAACCGCCAGCCACTCTGCAAAGCCTCTCAGAGATGGTTTTCCATCTTTCTGTGGGTAGAGGTAATGCCGGAAAGTCATTGCATCAGCTGGGAGAATAAGGGACCGTTGTactctatatattttttaatataacccaatttcctaaaataagttttgttttgtaaggcaaacatgttttttatataaattatgCTTTAATGGTAGAATAGTCCACAGTTAGGGTCCAACTGTCTTTTCCTAAAATATCATTTAAGATTTTTATAGTTAACATTCATCATTGCTCGGAGAGCATAGCTTccataatccatggacaccagtgaagatcacaaatcattgaagaaaagaggttcagagcactgtttagtgggtctagatgacccaactcccaatgttaaagtgcctaggatagcacaagggttattagaATTTAATAAGACCAGAATGACAATCTTTTCAGTAATGTTGGCATTCATGCACCGGTAAAGAAAGTTGTGCATAGTAACATAAATACATTCTTGTTCAAAGACCACACAGTTATTAAACTTTTCATAatagatttattcatttataagaTTTTTggagaaatagataaaaaatatgCAACTAAATCAATGTTCATCTTAGCCGAAAGTTAAATGAAAACTGCCCAGGACTGGCAATTAGTCAGCCATCTTGTTTTAAAATCAGCCTCCCTTCATCACCTTCATTACATCATTAAAAAGCCTCCAGTTTCTGATAAATCACAGTAACAATTATGTCATTGCAGCGACCTCTTTCTACAGTAACTTCCATAAAGAAGGAAGTAACAATAAGCTGGGGTTATGTGAACAGTGCTGGATAACAAACAGTTTTCTCAGACTCCAAAGAAGCTTTGAAAATAAGTTCTCCTATTTATCATATACAAAATATGTGTGTACatacatgtatgtatatatgtacggGTATATACATATTTTGTGGCGAACAAATCATTTAAACatacacatttttatgtaaattacTTATATTctagttttcctttttccatttcacagttgatataaataaattaactaatgattattaaaaaataattacttcCACCTTCAAATgagtattatttttcttttatatatccATGTTTGTTGTTCCAGAAAGTAGGATGTTTTAACGTTACAATTATACCATAAACCCAAAAATTCCAGATTTAATTAATTGAATCACCTTATTTAATAATCACATGAAACAATGAAGACATCCACACTAAGGTACCAGAATCATCAGGACTAGTAGGAAGATGAGGGTGACAGAGGGCATCATGGCAGGAGAGTGGCAAAagatgctgcagcagaagaaaggAAATATTATCACATTACATTACATTGTTGCATCCATTTGTCTACCTGTtgaaatacatgttatgacttcATAGTGTACATATCTATGATGGTAACATAGATAACAAAATGGCAACATTTTGAATTCTATAAAGAATAGGTTTTTATAGCTGTGGACAGAATAGATGTGTAGCACTCAGTGCCTTAGCAAATCTGAAGGCACCTGTGACTACAAACATTGCATACTGTGTAAAACACTGAATTATTGTGTTTCAAGGGCATGCTTGTGGTTTTCCATACTTTGACAAAATATACTCAGCGCTTTGATATGTTCTATGACTTTGAAGTTTAAGTTAAAACTAGAGAAAAACAAGGGGAAATAGTAGGTTACCTGTCATCATCTTTATCTGGACGATTTTGTGAAGTTGAGGGGAACTCAGTTGGTGTGATCCTGCAGAATTATCAGCATTTTTGGACAAGAGAAACTATTATAAACTACAATTTTATAATGTAGTAAAAATAGGTCTCACATCAACAACATGGTCCTATACACAATCGACAGCCTTCATGTTGCTGAGAAAAGCAtcctttttgcattatttttgcATTATATTTTGCATTCTGACAAACAGCATGAAGATCAcgttttcacttttaaaaaatcaagAAGAATTTGCATAatttacaggaaaaaacaatacaataatgTCCAAGTAACCAATGCAACAGCATTAAATAAAGTCACTGTTGACAAGATGATAATTTATGACACCACTTATTTGATGAGTTTATACAAATGATAAGAAATAACTTATTCACCCAAAACATCTAGACAGCCACATGTATTGTGTTACTCTGCTGACAAAT encodes the following:
- the LOC105355982 gene encoding meprin A subunit beta-like, coding for MHYSTDAFTNGNGPTIITIDPKFQNIIGQRLEMSYYDVLELNRLYNCNSTISLNWYCGFSNGTMCRMCCSQSNINWEMVKQVSGGPNSDHSTLPSGSKDYSGEIGYFLHVGTATGQEGDTAQLETQRMTPQRDCHIQCLQFYYYHSGNESDTLNIWIREFENEQDLTGTRRLMGQITGSQTSHWRLHHVSLNPSKNFQVVFEAQKGAGRSTGGFSVDDINLYETECPHLSLQIDDFQRVLNTSASGSRIYSSRQYSSEGYAYRFAVIFYKTYFGLFMQLLSGDNDDQLEWPCLGRQMTFQMLDQTPSIQQQMTKQWSFITSGTSWWNNPRETGSQVFIDENNQMVYGGPLIGYRSFASLDETQDRDFIKGGTAIFTLNFQGMLRIFSS